The Sorghum bicolor cultivar BTx623 chromosome 6, Sorghum_bicolor_NCBIv3, whole genome shotgun sequence genome contains the following window.
aaacACTAGTCATAGGGTGGCTCAATCTCCAGCCGCCCCTACACTGGTTTTGGACAAACTTAGTCAAATGAGGCACTAAATAACCTGAAATTAAAAAATTTAAATACAAAGGTGTtagaactcatcaagatctacatttgatacatagttttgtattcatgacttttattgcctagtttgaccaagtcaaacattggttttttcagaaaatacactttgaccggacccgagattgtctcagatgcaaaagtcatgaatacaaagtttattccccttatcaagatacacatttggtgtaatagtcaacttttcatctaagatggtttggaccactcaaattttgaaatttctaaTTTTTAcggctacacgcacgttttcgggaccctagacggccccaactccgaaagtcataaatagcaagtttgtttcactcatcaagatctacatttgatacatacgacatttttgcatttgacaaagcgttacgaaagtgcagttctaaatccataagtcccgcatgtagtttcataaagtctatgtgtgattcaagactttgtgactagagtttacaaacactttctcgaatgcaaaaatatcctatatatgtaatgtgtatcttgatgagctctaactaccctatattcaaaagtttttcaaaaatgtcctatatataGAATGTGTAACTTTTTATTCATTACTTTGTAGtttagaccatctagggttcagtCAAAGTGTATTTGTGTTAACatccaagatttgacttggtcaaacttggtcaaatgaggcactaaatgacctccaATGAAAACGTTTTGAATACAAAGATGTtataactcatcaagatctacatttgatacacagTTCATTTTACCATTTAGAAAAGTtttagtaaactctagtcataTGTTTTAAAAATTCAAGatgtgacttggtcaaacttggtcaaataaggcactaaatgacctcaaatgaaaaacttttgaatacaagggtgtTAAAACTTATCAAGATCTATAATTGATACATAGCTAAttattgcatttgagaaagtgttagtaaacactagtcaccaattcttgaatttcacatagactttatgaaactatacgtaagacttatggatttagaactatactttcctaacactttgtcaaatgaaaaaatgaccTATGTATAaaatttagatcttgatgagtggaccaatcttggtattcatgacttttcgagttgagaccatctaggatTTCGAAAACTAGCATGTAGGTGTGAATTATTCGAGTTGAGATCATCTAAGGTTTCGAAAATTGTTCTAGAGgtgtcaaaatttaaaatttcaaaatttgaattattcaaactttgtcaaatgaaaagttgacaatTTCAAAAGATGTAGACCTCGATAAGTTTTATTTTGTAAGTATTAAAAAATTATCTGAAGtcatttagtgttttatttttcaaagtttgaccaagtcaaatattttacatgtattttttaattttttcaaaagaacaaattttgaaattatatatataaatatatcataTATTAAATTGGCATATAAGTATATCATATATTaaattgatatatatatataaactaggctaaaaaaacaaaaaaaatttgtcGAGGATCTAGCCTAGTCCTTAGCAAAGCTGAACCCTAAATCCCAATCGGGCCGGCCCAAGAAAAGGCACGCGCCTCGGTTCCTTCTCCCCCGTGCGTATCCCACCCACCCACACCCTAACCCAACGatcatctacccaacgatcgattaggtaaacgctatacgagcaactacatgaattcaataagatcaaatcaACTAtcttagacatataatcaaagtagacaatgactattgtaattaagaacatatgaatctattaagaataaagtctcctTAATATACAATTAAATActataaagtagaaatagaactATTACTGAACTCTTGCACTCCAGACCAACGCCAGGGGCTCCAGATctcgatgaagaactagatctcctctacttctaatctaactaactagaactatgaactagaagactcttgatgaacttgaaggcgcttgatgcttgattgtttgaggccttgatgaataatgaggtGTGTCTCTAGGGGGGTCTGCCTACGTATATATAGTCCAGTGGGATTCGCGtgcgccgtcggatcaaaccgacttaactaagggccgagatgactcctcaaaggcggtggaggaagcttccagaaggggggcacccgccggcgctagggtggggccggctgACCCCACCTGGCAGCCGCCAGGCCCCCGTTGCTCCAGGTGGCTTCTCGatccttcctgagtcttctcgTGATGTTTCCCGTGGCGGATACGTTTCCGTGTTAATTTTGCATTAGAGTCCCTCTTTTTTAGCTTTTCTGAAATTCACCCTGAAAAATatagaatatacaaaactcgtggaaattgttagtttaaaccctatactagtgtgtatttatgttctccttcaggtttaaagttataataaaagttgacgttataaACCGTCAACAATATTAATTAGAATAAGTTAGGTAAATATGgttttgaaaataaataaagtaaaTGAAGACATAAAATAACAAGtgacctttgccgagtgtctgtggcttggcactcggcaaagagtttaagaaaataataacatttttttgcgaagtgattaaaaagttaaaaaaaaattcaacgTTTGTTGAGTGTCAGATCAAAGGCAATCGACAAAAATTTTAAACCATACGTTTGCAGTTGATTTCTTATTAAAAAAGAAAACATTTTGCTGAGTGCCACATctaggacactcggcaaagacggcAACGCCGCCCCAGACCTCCAGAGCTGGTGACGGGCGGAGGGCAAGGGGGCTAGCGGATCCTGTGCACGTGAGGGGCGAGGCATGTTAGCGGTGGTGGTTCCTTTCTTCTCCGTGCAGGGGGTGGGTGGAGTCATGTTCCTGTCTCtactttcttcttttttctttctccaTGTGGGGCGGGTGGGGGTGTGGTTTGTACGAAGGCCTGGCGTCCGGACGCTGGCCCCCAGATcggacgtccgggcgctagTAGTACCATTATGATGTTAGTGGTAGGTGCAAagttttaaatagcgggctattgAAAATAGCGGCAACTTTTTTTCAGAAGCTACGcagctatagcggcgctatagcggcgctatgcCAGATAGcggttttataaaaaaaatcataaaaacacCCGTAATTGATGCCAAAAATATGGCAAATATGAAATTTGATGAACATAAATATGTTTATAAGGTTTCACAAGTCTAGATAACATTACAATATGACATTACAACATGGCTCATGAAAGTTTAATTGCCCAAAATACCAAATTAGTAGCAAATGATAACTTATAAGTAGAAAATACTAATTAAATTGTCACGGTTGTAGTGCAATTTCAAGGACACAAGTGCAATCTAGTCTGAGATTGAGTTCTCAGAGTTGGACTGAGAAGATTGATCACTTGCAGTTGTAGACTGACGATGCACATTGACATCATGGTCATCATCATTTCCAGTATCATAAGACGAAGCAGCTACAATCTCAGGCACAGATTGTTTGCCATCATTAATATCAGTGATCTTCTTCACCCTCTTCTTAATCCTAGGGCGGACAACTCTCTTCCTTTTATTATCATGTTCTGGTTCTCCTGGTGCAACGTTCATGTTCTTTCTCACCTTCAGCTTGGGGATCTTTCGGTTCTTCTTGTTCATCATCTGCAGCAAGTGCAACTCCAGTGATAAATTCATTGTCATCATCTTCTAGAATATCTACAACTTGCTTCTCAATGGGATCCTTTGCCTTATTCTCTCTTTTATGCTTCAGCCTGGAGTTAAATTTTACATACACGAGGTCACTCATTCTGCCATGAAGCAATCTGCTCCTTTTTTTTGAGTGAACCTATGCAGCCAATTGGAATTGCAATAAGTCCAAAATAAATATCCATGTTTGGAACTACACTAGCAGTAAAATGCTAGACACTAAATGATTCTTACACTAGAGTGAACCTATGTTAGGCTTTCACATTTATGGGCTGTTGGAATAGCGCCGCTATTTAAAACGCTAAGCTATGCAAtttagcggcgctatagcggcAAATAGCGGTGAAAATTGCCATAGCGGAAAAAATACGAATAGCTTAGCGCCGAGCTTCTTCCGcagctatagcggcgctatagcccgctatttttTCTTTGGGTAGGTGACATTCCCGTCGACAGTGACACGCTTGTGGTAACTTCGTCAATCTCGTGATGTGTCGATATAGTCTTTCGgaggtgctcataggggtagggTTTGCATACGTGTGTGTATAGGGGATGAGTGTAATGAGGACGGGTTCCCaatgatgaggacatgacaCCTTCGGATATGACCATTGCCTATAAGGTGAGATCCTTGGTTCCATATGTATATGTCATTATTTGCATGTAGGTATGATGTGGCTCAAAGTGCAAGGTCATCAAAGCTGAACTTTCAGTTCTCTAGCGGCCCGACAACACTTTATTGGGAAGGCTATAACTCATCTGTCCAGAACAAGTTTGTGGTCCATGTGCACCTGATGGAAAGCTTATTTGATAAGATTTCAAATGGATCTAGTTTAACCTTAATATCATGTCATCAAGGCCTCCAAATAATTGAGACATGTTGTCATTGTTTCTGCCGTGAGCTACGTCAGCATCATGGGCTTGTTATTTACCCTTGGGATCCTGGCCCAAGTTGGAGCATGCGCCAAGGAGATGGAGAACACCCAAAAGAAGCTTGTGGATGTCCTTCCCCTTGGCCACCACCTTAGGGGGTCAGCAATGTCGTCCACGCCGAGTTGGAGGCCCAATCCAAGGCAAGTTTGAGTCCATCTCAGGTTCTAGGAGCAGCGTATAGTAAAACAGACACCCAGGTTGCATACTGACTAAGTTTTTAATGATCCACATATGGATAGAAAGATAATTTCATAAACTAACCAACGGCTTTGTTGAGGCTCAAATTCCATTGGAGTCAATGGGAATCATCGAAACAAGTTGACGTCCAGAATCTATTAGGGCGCTGTGTTGCTATCTTTTGGACCATTGGGTCTTGTAACGTGTTGGGACACCTTATGGACGTGAAGAGGGGTTTTAGATACCCCTTAGGCTATATAATCAGTAGCCACCACCTACTTTAGGGTTTGAGTTATCTTAGATTATTTTGTTTACAACAGTTTTGTCGTCGTCGGTTTGTGAGACCCCAACTTATGAGATTAATCATttatctataaatttggtcgtattctttcttgttcttgcttgtgttattCAATTCGTAGGCAAGGATTAGCCTTTTTGGTGAGGTCGACCGTTCAGCGCCGGTCGATAACTTGAGGAGACGTGGTGCTAAGACTGCAGGGTTCAGCAGATCGGTGTGTCGCTATAAAAAGCTGGAGTTGAAGTACTCAGTGGAGACTAAAGTCCTGCCAAACTACTTCTTATTTTAATTAaccatatataatataattagCTTACAAGCTATAACAAATCCAGAAATTtttagagctgagaactttACTATTAGCCTTGgaaatatatatttgtgcttaATTATAGAAATGACATAATGTATATGGTCACAGTTTCCATAGTAGGGGCCATGGCCAAATTAAGTTTCTGCTTACATTAATATAGGAAGTCCTACGTGGACTCTATCCGTGTGGGTACATGCTCTGGAACTTAACATGGCTGCTTATGCCCTTTCGACAATTTTGGGAAGCTGGACAGGGTAGCGATGGATGCATCCAGCCCAGGGTCCGCTGTCGGTGTCCGCCGTCGGCTTGACGCACTCCCACACGACGCTGCTGCAGTCTATACCCGGGCTGAAGGAGATCATGCACAGTCGGTCACCCTTCTTCATCCAGCGCTTGGCCTCGATGTAGTCGAGCTCGTACAGCAGCGAGCTGCTCGCCATGTTCCCGAAGCGGTGCAGCGTCATGTGCGACGCCTCCATGTCGCGGTCAGAGAGCCCTAGCCCCCGCTGCACCTCGTACAGCACCCTCCGCCCGCCCGGGTGGATGCAGAAGTGCTGGAACACCTCGCCGAACGCCGGGCGGTACTCcttcgtcgtccctgcactAAAGAGCCTGTTTCTAACGATGGAGAAGGCGACCCGGAGGAGCTCGGAGACAGGTAGCACGGCGGGGCCGAACGCCGTGATGTGGCCCTTGAGCGCATTCGCGGCGACCACCGGCAGGTCCTTGGAGAGGTTGATGCCAGTGATCCCCTCGTCGTCTTCCTCCTGGAACGCGCACCGGTAGTCCCTGTCCCGTGCCGCGGTCAGCGTGCGCACGATGGGGCCGAGCCGGAAACGGGCGCGCTCGGGGGAGTTGGTCATGATCATGGCGGCCGCGCCCATCCGGAACAGCACATTGGGCACCAGCATCTCCCGTTTCGTTCCGGTGTAGAGCATGGACGACAGGATCTCGGTGGCGATGACCAGGACGTGCCTCCCCGGCGGCGCAACCCGCAGGAGGTTCCTGGCGAGGCCGACGGCGATGAGCGCGCCGCTGCATCCCATCCCGGACAGGTTCACGCTCTGCACGTCGGCGCCGAGCTTGTACCTGTTCACCACGACGTCGGCGAACACCGGCGTGAGCGTGGTGAAGCTGCACGCGACGATGACGGCGTCGATGTCCTCGGGGTTCACCTGGCTCCTGGCGAACGCCTTGTCGACGGCGGAGAAGATGACCAGCTCGGCTTCCTCCCGGGACGCCTCGATGCTGCTGTCAGGAGGGATGCAGCGGAACGAGTCCGGCAGGCTAGTCTCCTCGCCGATGGCGGACTTCTCGTGCAGCCGGACCATGAAGCTCAGGCTCTCCTCGTCGATGAGGTCGGTCATGAGGCGTCCGTGCTCCAGGGCCATCGCGAACGGGACCCTGTAGCATGGATCGCCCAGGAAGCAGCCATAGTCCACGAGGTACACGTCCCGCGGCCGGTGAAGGCGCCACAACATGGCCAGCCCGGCCACCAGGACGACCATTAGCATCAGCACGTGAATAGGAAGTAATCCGCTGATTATGCCATAGCTAAATGTCCATGCTCTCTGAAGCATAGCGGCAGCAGCTGCCACCGACATGCCGAGATGGGACAGCATCTTGAACGCCAGCAACTATGACTATGTAGTCAGTGCATGTGAGGGTTTGGTTAGAGTGAATATTTATAGGGAAAGCCAATGCTATATATATTGTCAGTAGGCTCAGAGCACGCGTGATAAATTAACTAATCATTATATAAGAGGGACCCGTTTATAGTTGGAAGTTGACAAGTGCAACTGTATTGCTGTAACAATGAATACAGATACTGAGATATATATACTTAAACGCCTGGATATAATTTTTTTAGGCACTGCAGGATAAGCTGACAGAAGCATGATCCGGCCACGATGCTCCGTGATTTGTAGAGTCAGCAGGGGCCACCAGGGCGATAGGGAGAGAGAGTCATGTTTCCGATCCAGATCTTGACCATCGCCGGCCGGCGAGATCTTCCACTGCTCTGGTTAGCTTGTTAGGCGCCGGTGCCCACCCAAAAACCCTAGTTTCcactgggggggggggggggggggggcgcggTATATATAGTCGTATACAGCGCCGCTTAGATTCTGAGTCTACGGCTTGGTGCTGTCTGTTTTACCTCCACCGTGATCTGCTGCAACGGCGGCGAATGGTGGCAGTGATCTCCTGGACCGACTGAACTTGACGCCGGACGAAGGTTGAGGTCGCTGACCTAGCGACGATGAAGAAGGTCTGGAGACTGCTATGGTGAAGTGGGCGGTGATCGAGAAGGTGTTCTCCCCCCATCGAAACTGCACATCACGATAATCGACCTACCTTTTTTCATGGAGATTGTCATCATCATGTGCTGGAGTATCTGGAAAGTTAGAAATGTTAGAAATGACCTCATTTTCAGAGGTGAAGCAGCGTCCTTGGAAAAGTGCAAAGCAGTCTTCAAAAAGTGCTTCGGTCTGGTTATCCTACGAGCGAAGAGGAGATATCTGCCAACCATTTCTCTATGGCTAGAGCTCCTTGTGTGATTAGTTTAATcttttttgtttccttttttgtttcttaatttgtttctttgggACCGCCCCCTCTCTTTTGTAATCGGTTACTTGGTTTTGTTTTTTCAATAAATTCAGTAGAGGCGCTCGCCTCTCctgtttcctcaaaaaaaaatccGGAACGCGAAAAGCCGGCTTGGGGCAATCGTTTTGGCCTCAAGTTTCAGTCAGTAGCCCTATTCTAAATAGCACGCTATAGCACTATTTAGCGTTTCTGGAAGAGAACTGCTAAGCTATGAAGTTTTTAACGCTAAATGATTGTTCACGCTATTAGCAGCTAATAGCGCGCTAATTTCGCTAAATTAGGTTAGTTTAGCACCGTTATTTGGCCCTAGGCTTCATTTCCATTGGGCCCAAATAACTTGGAGATCCAAATAGCAAGGATATGCCACCATGTGATGTATGTTATTATTGATGTATCATGTATAAACAACGAACTTTGAAGTAGTATGTTAGTAAGACTTTGAAATATCTATTCCTATTGGTATTCATAATGTTTTCATCTTTATTATGTGTAAAATTACATGATGATTGACAAATTTTTTGCTCAGACGCTAAATGGCTTAGCCCACTATTAGCGCGCTATAGCTTTTCTTAGCCTTTTAGAGAGGCTGCCGCTAAGAGgcttagcccgctatttaaaacattggtTAGTAGGCGAGAATACT
Protein-coding sequences here:
- the LOC110436568 gene encoding 3-ketoacyl-CoA synthase 6-like is translated as MLSHLGMSVAAAAAMLQRAWTFSYGIISGLLPIHVLMLMVVLVAGLAMLWRLHRPRDVYLVDYGCFLGDPCYRVPFAMALEHGRLMTDLIDEESLSFMVRLHEKSAIGEETSLPDSFRCIPPDSSIEASREEAELVIFSAVDKAFARSQVNPEDIDAVIVACSFTTLTPVFADVVVNRYKLGADVQSVNLSGMGCSGALIAVGLARNLLRVAPPGRHVLVIATEILSSMLYTGTKREMLVPNVLFRMGAAAMIMTNSPERARFRLGPIVRTLTAARDRDYRCAFQEEDDEGITGINLSKDLPVVAANALKGHITAFGPAVLPVSELLRVAFSIVRNRLFSAGTTKEYRPAFGEVFQHFCIHPGGRRVLYEVQRGLGLSDRDMEASHMTLHRFGNMASSSLLYELDYIEAKRWMKKGDRLCMISFSPGIDCSSVVWECVKPTADTDSGPWAGCIHRYPVQLPKIVERA